The Biomphalaria glabrata chromosome 6, xgBioGlab47.1, whole genome shotgun sequence genomic interval AAATAATGGTTGATGGGTGCGCTCCCTTGAACCACCTTtggctactttttgttttacgtATACTGGTGAATGGGTGTACTCCCTTGACCCGTCTTTACAGTTTTCAATCTATGAGTGCTAATTACTAGTTatcataaatttttaaaaatctactatttttacaaatgaGAGAAGATTGAAGCATAGTGTGTACAATTTTAAGTTCTTctatcaaaaaaaataatttctatagtagatctagatctaagtcattcatatgtactttttttctaattttgtattgaaaaggtggatttttaatttcgagatctttgggcgcctttgagtccacctagctctgatgggtacctgacattagttgaggaaaagtaaaggcggttggatgttgtgctggccacaagataccctcattaacagtaggccacagaaacagatgacctttacatcatctgccctacagatcacaaggtctgaaagaggaactttttttttaaaaaggtgttcACATTTGTATACAATTTCCCAGATTTTGTTATTAGAGCCATTTAGCATATTAACATTTGAGATAACCAAttccaatctcttttttttgttatttacttattgtttttaaaaaagttcttttatttaaaggtgattttaaaattcttgaaATTTAATTGAGTCTAATGCTACAAGCAACTTGTAGAAACACAATTTTACATGCAGATATTTTGTTCTTGATGATTAAATtcttgagaaagctaaaaagattttaaccataaaaaaaacaactttatttcaCTACCAGTTTTACAATATGATTTTACCATTACAGAgaagatacaagacaccaatcACAAAAACAGACACAATGACTTTTTGTTTACTTGGAAATTGAAacactgaaaaaaatattttttttgtaggtaGACCTATATTTAAAATTACTAGTATCAGTTCagtttactaaaaaaaacaacattttttttgttagagatCAGCACAACTCAAAACACAATaagaatacaaaatatttgttttaaagattTAATAACACAAACTCCAGTTGGTACATTATTTGAAACAGGAAAGTCATTGTATATCTCCTACATTTGTTATACAGTCTTTGTGCCACTGCTACTATGTTACTACATATAGAGATTCAAGAATACAAGGTAACAACTTCACAAAAACACATaatgaattatattttatacatttaagcAGACTGGCTGTGATcaacattaaacaaaatgtttctgaattaCTTCAAACATggaaagtaacattttttttaatcgaatTTTAGTTATGAATAGGAgggaaaaaattaattacccagatcagtgatgcccaagcTATGGCCTATGTTTGACCTTTAATGTAGGGCTCATTCATCCCCTCAAAGCTTATGACCACAGCAAAAGATAGCTTAAATGAaactaaatgaattttttttttcagtgatgCATCTTGAGACATGTGTCTGAAATTTGCATGGCCCTCAGGAGAAAAAAAGGTTGGACACCACTGATCTAAATGGCGTAGCATATTTCATAAATAACTTCTGGACACTGCCATTTTTAATGCTTCAAGAATAAGACATATTAAGACATTTAAAAGTATATGTATCACAAACATTACATTAATAATGTTCAATGAACTGATGCAGCTAAATTTATGGTGAAGggctttaacaattttttttattattattaaaatttcattaaagCTTCATGTTAAAGTTAATATTTAGCATGAAACATCTATCTATTATTCAGCAATTATCTTAGTCCACAAatcaagtgaaaacaaattatgCCGCACTCCTCATTTCATTAGCATTGAgaaatcacatttatttttttaacaataagtaACATTTGAGTCCAAATATTGGGCAAGGAGTTTAAATTAGTTAAAATtcctagaaattaaaaataaagacaGACTCTTAATGTATAGCCCCATTCTCTCACTGACATAACATTATGCAGGTGAACTGTTTCTAATTCATTGCTGTACACAGCAAACATACAATATGTAAACTTGTCAAAGTTATTTAATGGTGACATTATTGACACCAGACTAAAAAAACACTCATGTTTTGCTATATCTGGACTGGTTTATCTTTGCGACACTGTTGCCTTGATCTCTCTCCATTCTTCCTATGGTCGCCATTATGGCAGCAGATATCAGTGTAAGGGCTATCATATACAAGGAGCACCGAACTCGAAATTTGTCCATTGCTTTTTTCATTTGACctttgctgaaaaaaaaaaaagtaataggaAAATATTGTGAAACATTACATTTTTCTCTTGTCTGATAGTTATGGAGTGTGGGTTTACATGTTTCTAATGTAACCATCAGTAAAACTAGAAAGATTCTTTAAAGGCTGAGTAGGCTCACAAGATCCTGATGTAACCAGGAGGAAGTCTGTGATAGTTGAGGTGATAAATAAAGGAGTGAACATTGTAAAAGTAAGAAGAAGAGCAGGAGATGAGTGACAGAAagacttttatttataagtatAAGTGAAGTGTTCAAGATAATAATTTAAtcatttgtgtttctacatacatTGACATAGATGTTAAATCaatataaatttgtaaaaaagttgTATTCAAGTTGTATTCAAGTTCTGCATTAAGAAATCAATTAACCTTCAAGCCTGTTACACACTATTTTATGAAAGCTAGCTTTTATAATATCATGTTTGTAAGTTTATGTTAACATTTGCTGCCAGAATCTTAACACCAATGAGCAATGGGTCCCATCAGCCATAtagggtggctgcctggtcgtgtggtttgcgcgctggactgtcgttctgatttatcgatggtcgagggttctaatcctgcccgctcccatcccctgtcgtcctgcgggaggtttggactaggaagtaaactatcttcaactctgaaggaacatccgaaacatctaaaacattttacaaacaaacatattggTACATTTGCTATGGAAGAGTTCAATTAAACCAATTTAAGAGTTTTAATCGCCTTTGCTCCTGCCCTTTGTTCCAGAAAGTTATTCAACTAGATCAAAGACTTAAAGTTATCACATGACAGTTTGCTATCCAGTATGACTATTTgctgtataaaataaaaatttttacttCCTTTCCTCAACTTATCTCCTCTGTTAACAGCTTATTAGATGATCCTGTTCCAAAATGATTataaaaccagaaaaaaaaacatccggAACCGATACAGCTTATCTTAATTAAAAGTTGCCAAGAaagacaagaaaacaacaaataatcTGATCTCACAGAACCAGATCATGGGAAATCCCAAAGTTAAGGAGCCTTAAATCAAGCCTACTAAATAAGTGTCTATGCCCTTAACACCAACAGACTGACTGCTATTTGAAGACAATGAAAAAATGGGTAGTTAGTTGTTGCTTAAAATGCCCCAATTTAGTTCCCCTCGGACAGACCCTACTCAACACCCcagcataaccaacactctgtacggCAGTGGGATACAACTGAGAATAACAGGGTGGTACTTTGCCTTGGCACTGACTGCAAAAGAGctaacagctcagcagcaaGAAGCTGGCTAGATGAAGAAGAACTAAAGGCTTAATCAgcattgtaattaattattgtataggCTTGAACACATCTCACATGAAAATCTTCTCATCATCACAAAGGGAGATTCAATGATTAGTAATAAGTAAACTTCTAGATGTACTGAAGGTAAAATGGGAGAGGAGCTGGCCCATTAAAAGAGAATATAAGCATACCAGACAGTTCCGTCATAGGATAAAACAATAGCTAAATATACATATGTCCTTGGTGACCCTTTAGTTTCATCAACTAGATGTTCAATGACATCCTTCACACTCTTCTCTTATGTAGAGCAAAGAAAGCTAAGCAGGACCACCCAAGTGCCAAAATGGAAGTAGAAGGAACAGAAGGTTCAATGGTGACATAAATACCTACCTTACTCTATCCGGGACCTTATCTAGCGATGGATAAAACTTTTCCCATACCAACATCCTCTGCTGTAATGGTGTAGGCTTGTGAGTGGCTGCCccttctgaaaagaaaaaaaataaataaatgtaagtgTTTGGAATCAGTAATTATCAGTCAAAGCCAGtggctaagcgcttggcttctgaacctggagtcctgagtttgaatcttggtaaagactggaattttgaaatTTGGGATTTTTAGAGGACTCCTGACTTTACCCAACACTAATGAGTACTTAACCCTTAAAGCGCGtttggtagtttagcctctaaacatcagaattgtgtatgcactcattgtaaaacagttcagcattttaagggttaagtttagttggggaaagtaaaggtggttggtcgttgtgctgtccacatgacaccctgctctttaaccgctggccatagaaactgatgatctgaacatcatctgccccatagatcacaagatctgaaaagtaaactctactatttacttttttaaagccAGTACATCAGAAAAAGACTCATCAGTTTAAATCTTTTCATTTAGAAGTACAGCGAATAAGGATATTAGAGGATATATAAAAATTCTgcatttttaatacaataagaatataaaaatatttcaaaacttaaaaccaaggttgtatatattatatttaatagtaAAGCAATCTTATGCCAACGCCCAAATGTAGAAAGCCAATACATGTAGGccaggaaaatatattttttctcctGGAGAATCTAGCATATTGACCATTAGCTGGGAAAATGAATTCAACAATCTTTTTATCATTTCAAATCCACTATAGTAAACAAAATGCCAGAATAATGATGACAGAAAAGTAGATGGGATCCTTCCTGCAAAGTGTTTCTATTTAGTGACAATTCGAAtctgtttacattaacatacaGTCTTGGATATAacttaaacatttaattattttatcttttactGTCTTTCAATTCTTATTGCCTAATTCAATACACAAGGTTTATTTCCCCTTAGCACAgtgcgttttgtttttttttataatctatctaaaacaaaatgaacaggttgattttgttatattgattcatgtgttgtaaTTGACCATGAACCTGTATGCAAAACTTGATGATTATTAGATGAGAAGTtgaaaaatcagttgcaaattCTAAACAACAATGCcaacatacaagaaagatacAGAGCAAGTTAATCTAAGCGTTgtcaaaaaaattagaaaagatttgattttttattgtgaataataataataataacaataataaggaATTATCTTATAGGATTATGAGTACAACAGTTTTCAAGTGACTATATGCAGACCTAGATCGACTATAATCCGTCTTTTCACTGTCATAGATTGAGATCATGGAATGAGCATCAGCCAAGTAACTTGGTTGCCTTGCGTTGCTATGACTTTGCCTtaactgcctctctctctcttttcccccacaacaacaaaaaaaaaaggatgtgtACATTCTCTTAGCCTACTCTTCATCCTTCATTTCAAGTGAAagtgaagaaatgaagaaattaattgtagataaaataaatgagaaatggacgagctcccatccaaatcacaagaaagatgatgcttactataagctatcccgacaagaccaacgtctaatctttcgactcaggaccagacacaacagaatgcgacaacacatgttccagaagctcaaaattggaaccagtgaaatctgcccatgtggagtatcaccagaaaatgccgaccacgtcctccaaaactgctctctctaccaagaggcccgtataagacattggccccaaatcaccccaatagaaagaaaactatatggagagctccctgatttggaaaccactgcgcagttcatctcatgtattggtctagtcatatgaacactccaacataacaatgagagcGATGAAGAAGAAGTGAAAGTGActttagaaaaatattaaaactttcACCAAACACCTCTTTTTAGTGACAGTAAACAATATAAACTTTCAAATAGATGTTTCCTATTTATAAATACAAGCTAATTAGCATTAACATCTATAGAAAATATCCTAAAACATATAAAAGCACTTTAAGCTGCTATTCAATATATATGTTCATCAGGTAAGGTTGAAAATATAAACTTTCATATAAAATCAAATGCTGAATCTTAACAAGCCATGTTTTCATcacaataaaataagaaaaaatgatcCAGAAACTGCAAAAGTTTATACTTTATAAAGATACTATCAAAATATTATTCGAGGACTGCAGGTCTTAGTTGGGGTGTTTTtgatgtagtggattggatttagatctagatctatgtcaaatgTTCCTTTCACATTTTTATTATGCCAAGACTATAAAAACAGAGTATGAAAATAGTCGAAGACTTGGTTAAATGATTTAGAGACATTGTTTAAGGTCTTAGTGGCATATGAATCATTTTTAGATCTCCTGTAGTGTGgggggacattaaacatacactagaAGTCACTACAGTCTCTGCTATGTTTCTAAGGAACATACCAAGTTTGATCAAGATTagtcaaatggttttgatttataTGCATGacatataatgaaaaaaaatgatatatactatatacatactccttacattctactaTACTTCTTTATAATATATGTTAGATTTGTGACAATAATAAGGTGGGGTGTCCAACTTAGGTAGGCTTAAGTTTAAGGCTACTATGAtctaacatttacatttagttattttataatttaatttgttgGTGGTGTCCAATTATTAGACCCTAACTACAATGTCAAAATCCAAATATAATTATGGACTAATTAAAATACAGAATtataatttgatttataagTCAGATCTAGATgtactagattgactagatcagtagatgtagatatatttatatagtataCTAGTATAGACTTGATcttaattagttaataataatagactcaGAATACCATCACCAGTTCACCAGTCGGCAGTCTTACCATCAACAATAGGACTATAGTATCGTCGGCTTATGCTCTGTTGTTCTAAATGCTGACATCTTGACCCGCTTTCATCAGATATTTTCTGCAATGAGTTAAATCTTAATGTACATCCAGATTTAATTGACGATTGATAACTTCGAACAGTAACAGTTTGAGTGTTACATCCAGACTTCAATCGTGGTAATATAAGTTGCCTTAAAATTTGCCGACTCTCAGCATATCTTGCTATCGAAAGACTATTCATGTCTAAGATGAAAAGAACATGCAGTCTTTTTATttgaatctagctctagatatagtctatagtagtagatctatacagtaTACTATTTACTATACCAATTTGTTTACTTAGCTAAAACTAACTAATAACAGGAAAGGACAACTACGTGATTGCGTAGCGACCTTTGACCTCTTTATAGACGTAATGAGCCTACCTTGAACTTTGAAAGACATGACACTTACCTAGATATTCTCTATAGGTCTATTCTCTAGTTGTGACAAATAGTTATAAAGACATTGCGCTTGTCTTCTATTCCaattgcagtgtttcacataactatgcAAACGCATATTTTTCACATCTaacgcagacaaagccgttattAATTAgtcctctgttttttttttcaagttttcttTAAGACTTCTTGACCTGTCTATTATAGGCtatctttgggtctcaaatgtgtgacCCGGCCCTGGCTTTCGTGAGTTAGCTGTccgtctctttcagaggccactTGCTGTCAGTTACTGTAATTACGTGGCCAGGGTGAGGTAATCTAGTAGCGCAGCCCTACTTTAAGCTCGCCAAAAAGAGAACGCATTTTGGCATGCGGACTTCCCCTAATCGGGATAAGTGGTCCGATCCAGAGCAGCTGTCGAATGGTTAAAGTGATGATAGATCAACAGgtcgcaactagatctagatctagaattcgtCTTTGTCACTACAATCTTATCTTAGGCATATAGATAGGGGAAGGTGGGGTTAAATGTCACATATGCAATTTACAAGTTTTTAATAGAATTCATTGATTCCTGGCCAAATAGACGTAATTTTAAACGTAGCAGGGGTATTAGATCCActgcttacattaattaatgggatatttcaCGTTCATCTTTTTGAATACGCTCCagaaaatggctttatttctctacttaaaaaatGAACAACATTGTAGTTGTAGCTAACAGTGGCGTCATTAGAGCggtcagctcagggtgtcaccacCGTCccaaattccattttttttcgttaatatatatatacttaatatacttatatatacttaataatttctaacattaattaattgttaaatatACGCAGATGGCAAGAACTAGTCGAAGGCTTGGTTAAATGATTTAGAGACATTGTTTAAGGTCTTAGTGGGATATGAATCatgactttttaatttttagtttctTCAAGAAAAATTGTGCTGCCTTTAGATGTCTTCTCAATCATTGTATATCtg includes:
- the LOC106072367 gene encoding uncharacterized protein LOC106072367; translation: MNSLSIARYAESRQILRQLILPRLKSGCNTQTVTVRSYQSSIKSGCTLRFNSLQKISDESGSRCQHLEQQSISRRYYSPIVDEGAATHKPTPLQQRMLVWEKFYPSLDKVPDRVSKGQMKKAMDKFRVRCSLYMIALTLISAAIMATIGRMERDQGNSVAKINQSRYSKT